In Dehalococcoidia bacterium, a genomic segment contains:
- a CDS encoding AAA family ATPase — protein MFDHLEIRNFKSVEHVDLNCRRVNVLIGKPNTGKSNILESLGLISYVGHSSRGGSLDSFVRCDDLSNLFHGGLLGRSIEIALHRSRLLGGELRIQERVGLVLGYVNGRFKGGVGEEGLIRERGTEPIRTPVEPNAYAIMGNGLTLSVSQGADALGIVPTCKFYRFAPLFTFPVKAGGFLSPPSGANVLSLLLRDSDLANEVNALFSDNGLKLGLNAEENRIEVLTEYGNSSFSHPYHLTSEHLQRLAFHIAALRTNSDSLVVLEDPECYPYSSQSQDLAESIALDDRGNQYFVSTHSPQFLKSLVEKTSPGDIAVFMTNCYDYRTRVTQVPQHDLAVLTHGTDLLSSFGALLETA, from the coding sequence ATGTTCGACCACCTGGAAATCAGGAACTTCAAGTCCGTCGAGCACGTTGATCTGAACTGTCGGAGAGTCAACGTACTCATCGGAAAGCCGAACACGGGCAAGTCCAATATCCTGGAATCGCTCGGGCTGATCTCCTATGTGGGCCACTCCAGTCGAGGAGGCAGCCTGGATTCTTTTGTCAGATGTGATGACCTCAGCAATCTCTTTCACGGCGGTCTTCTCGGACGGTCTATCGAGATCGCTCTCCATAGGTCACGTCTCCTTGGGGGAGAGCTTCGAATTCAGGAGCGAGTCGGACTGGTCCTCGGGTATGTCAACGGCAGGTTCAAGGGTGGCGTTGGCGAGGAGGGCCTGATACGTGAGCGCGGTACTGAACCGATTCGCACACCGGTCGAACCCAATGCGTACGCAATCATGGGCAACGGCCTGACTCTATCTGTCAGCCAGGGCGCAGATGCCCTTGGGATTGTCCCCACCTGCAAGTTCTACAGGTTTGCACCCCTGTTCACCTTCCCGGTCAAGGCCGGCGGATTCCTGTCACCTCCCTCAGGAGCCAATGTTCTGTCCCTGCTGCTCAGAGACAGTGACCTGGCTAATGAAGTGAATGCCCTATTCTCGGATAACGGCCTTAAGCTAGGCCTGAATGCTGAGGAGAACAGAATCGAGGTACTGACGGAGTATGGGAACTCCAGTTTCTCTCATCCCTACCATCTGACTTCGGAGCACCTGCAGAGGCTGGCGTTCCACATTGCCGCACTGAGAACGAATTCGGACTCGCTTGTCGTTCTGGAGGACCCCGAATGTTATCCGTATTCCAGCCAGTCACAGGACTTGGCAGAAAGCATTGCCCTCGACGACCGCGGTAATCAGTACTTTGTGTCGACACACAGTCCACAATTCCTGAAGTCATTGGTGGAGAAGACTTCTCCAGGGGACATCGCAGTGTTCATGACGAACTGCTATGACTACAGGACAAGGGTTACACAGGTCCCTCAGCATGACCTTGCAGTACTGACTCACGGAACCGATCTGCTGTCCAGCTTTGGGGCACTGCTCGAGACCGCATGA